One genomic region from Mycoplasmopsis meleagridis encodes:
- the recO gene encoding DNA repair protein RecO: MAEKIEKVILLEIFPYRENSNDAIIKVMNNRKIFSLLARGINKTKSKNRANLQLGCLVEIEYFKARMSNRLSKLKRATLLTQLNYKKVELIKFINKIILFLLAFENLNTKFIYREYIRILKSINSLSASQFHFTKTYLVTKLFRPFGIEPNFYSCHVCFKKNNIAYFNFTGGGYECTEHNDNNFISSKVLELIYFSYHSYDNYIKKTDIISDEFIYRNYLMFLDANGILITWDKVSYSSIKKGE; the protein is encoded by the coding sequence ATGGCTGAAAAAATAGAAAAAGTGATATTATTGGAAATTTTCCCTTACAGGGAAAACTCTAATGATGCAATTATTAAAGTTATGAATAATAGAAAAATATTTTCTCTTTTAGCTAGAGGAATAAATAAGACTAAATCAAAGAATAGAGCTAATTTACAATTGGGTTGTTTAGTTGAAATAGAATATTTTAAAGCTAGAATGAGTAATAGACTTAGTAAGTTAAAAAGAGCTACACTGTTAACTCAATTAAACTATAAAAAAGTTGAATTAATCAAATTTATCAATAAAATAATTCTTTTTTTATTGGCTTTTGAAAATTTAAATACTAAATTCATATACCGAGAATACATTAGAATTTTAAAATCCATCAATTCCTTAAGTGCAAGCCAATTTCATTTCACCAAAACATATTTGGTAACTAAATTATTTAGACCTTTTGGTATAGAACCTAATTTTTATTCATGTCATGTTTGCTTTAAAAAAAATAATATTGCATATTTTAATTTTACAGGTGGTGGATATGAATGCACTGAACATAATGATAATAATTTTATTAGTTCTAAAGTATTAGAACTAATCTATTTTTCCTACCATAGTTATGATAATTACATAAAAAAAACTGATATTATAAGTGATGAGTTTATATATCGAAATTATCTAATGTTTTTAGATGCTAATGGCATATTAATTACATGAGATAAAGTTTCATATTCATCTATAAAAAAGGGGGAATAA
- a CDS encoding DAK2 domain-containing protein: MIKFFDGQIFASIIKSGANNLINSKNRIDALNVFPVPDGDTGTNMSYTVQAAIDNINNLAGNNLGEISAKVAKSMLFGARGNSGVILSQIFKGFALGFENLVKVDVFGLLKAFKMAYEKAYASVLKAVEGTILTVIREVYEGLEKEVDKETTFEKFFELVVKLARISCDNTPNKLKVLREVGVTDSGGEGLYTIFVGMEKAVRGEIVELGQEQDSFESFVSDSEVYDGEFGYCTEFILELTNKNEFEIRNFEKELKKKATSLVVVKDDDIVKVHGHTLKPGELLNLAQKHGEFAKIKSENMTKQASESKNKNLQANSENNELNECGIVSCNLGSGIIERMRELGADAIVESGQSQNPSARDLIDAINLVNAKNVFILPNNSNIFLTATQAATAIQDKKVFVIPTKSQIQGVNAILNFDKDNKAKENEKIMNNAIKLVVSAEVTRAVRNTKLHGIKIKEGQFIGIANSKILTSEDDFLTSARNLIKKLITKNTELITIYYGNEVSENDAFELETFIQNQYDVEVEIVNGNQPTYHFLIGFE, from the coding sequence ATGATTAAATTTTTTGATGGTCAAATTTTCGCTAGCATTATTAAATCAGGAGCTAATAATTTAATCAATAGTAAAAATCGCATTGATGCTTTAAATGTTTTTCCAGTTCCTGATGGCGATACAGGAACTAATATGTCTTACACCGTGCAGGCAGCTATTGATAATATCAATAATTTGGCAGGCAATAATTTAGGAGAAATAAGTGCTAAAGTTGCAAAAAGTATGCTTTTTGGAGCAAGAGGTAATTCAGGAGTTATTTTAAGCCAGATTTTTAAAGGTTTTGCTTTAGGTTTTGAAAATTTAGTTAAAGTTGATGTTTTTGGTCTTTTAAAAGCCTTTAAAATGGCTTATGAAAAAGCTTATGCATCAGTTTTAAAAGCTGTTGAAGGCACTATTTTAACTGTTATTAGAGAAGTTTATGAAGGTTTAGAAAAAGAAGTTGATAAAGAAACTACTTTCGAAAAATTTTTTGAATTAGTTGTTAAATTAGCTCGCATTTCTTGTGATAATACTCCAAATAAATTAAAAGTTTTAAGAGAAGTAGGCGTCACTGACTCAGGGGGAGAAGGCCTTTATACTATTTTTGTAGGAATGGAAAAAGCTGTTAGGGGTGAAATTGTTGAATTAGGGCAAGAACAAGATAGTTTTGAATCATTTGTAAGTGATAGTGAAGTTTATGATGGTGAATTTGGCTACTGTACAGAATTCATTTTAGAACTCACTAATAAAAATGAATTTGAAATTAGAAATTTCGAAAAGGAATTAAAGAAAAAAGCTACTTCTTTGGTGGTTGTTAAAGATGATGACATTGTTAAAGTTCATGGACATACTTTAAAACCTGGTGAATTATTAAATTTAGCGCAAAAACATGGAGAATTTGCAAAGATTAAATCAGAAAACATGACTAAGCAAGCAAGCGAATCTAAAAATAAAAATTTACAAGCAAATTCTGAAAATAATGAATTAAATGAATGTGGAATTGTTTCTTGTAATTTAGGTTCAGGAATTATTGAAAGAATGAGAGAATTGGGAGCAGATGCTATCGTTGAAAGTGGGCAGAGTCAAAATCCTTCTGCTAGAGACTTAATTGATGCAATTAATCTAGTTAATGCAAAAAATGTCTTTATCTTGCCTAACAATTCAAATATCTTTTTAACAGCTACACAAGCTGCAACTGCTATTCAGGATAAAAAAGTTTTTGTTATTCCTACAAAAAGTCAAATTCAAGGGGTCAATGCAATTTTAAATTTCGACAAGGATAATAAAGCAAAAGAAAACGAAAAAATTATGAATAATGCAATTAAACTTGTTGTTAGTGCTGAAGTTACTAGAGCTGTAAGAAATACTAAATTACATGGAATCAAAATTAAAGAAGGGCAATTTATAGGAATTGCTAATTCTAAAATTTTAACTTCAGAAGATGATTTTTTAACTAGCGCTAGAAATTTGATTAAAAAGTTAATTACGAAAAACACTGAGTTAATAACTATTTATTATGGTAATGAAGTTAGCGAAAATGACGCTTTTGAATTAGAAACTTTCATTCAAAATCAATATGATGTAGAAGTAGAAATTGTAAATGGTAATCAACCTACTTATCATTTCTTGATAGGTTTCGAATAG
- a CDS encoding DHH family phosphoesterase encodes MKIGSTKVAIDAIEKYDNIVIFHHIRPDGDCLGSQAGLAELIKINYPNKKVYTPGDNVHTFDFMNYHFDPIETIDFRNSLSIVVDASSSDRIQDAQLLLERKTTAALRIDHHPNDSDIKYDFLFVDEHYVAAAEMVAHIAYDAKWKVNTKAAEHIYLGIVTDSNRFMYSDTSSRTHKLASFLYDEGKLNPEWIYKELNSRSLNDLKFTGDILQNFEKSGRVLYYKITDEVMQKYNLDNLKAASFVNELANIENNSCWAFFIKLPDGKVRGRLRSNGPKVNLVANMYGGGGHDNAAGITIDSFDQIPEVLEKLNQAIEEWEK; translated from the coding sequence ATGAAAATAGGTTCAACAAAAGTAGCTATAGATGCTATTGAAAAATATGATAATATAGTTATATTTCATCACATTAGACCTGATGGTGATTGTTTAGGTAGTCAAGCTGGATTGGCTGAATTAATAAAAATTAACTATCCAAACAAAAAAGTTTATACTCCTGGCGATAACGTTCATACTTTTGATTTTATGAATTATCATTTTGATCCTATCGAAACTATTGATTTTAGAAATTCATTGTCTATAGTTGTGGACGCTTCTTCAAGTGATAGAATTCAAGATGCACAACTATTATTAGAAAGAAAAACAACTGCTGCTTTGAGAATTGATCATCATCCTAATGACAGCGACATAAAATATGATTTTCTTTTTGTTGATGAACATTATGTTGCTGCTGCTGAAATGGTGGCTCATATTGCTTATGATGCAAAATGAAAAGTAAATACTAAAGCTGCAGAACATATCTACTTAGGTATAGTAACAGATAGCAATAGATTTATGTATTCAGATACTTCTTCAAGAACACACAAATTAGCTTCATTTCTTTACGATGAAGGAAAATTAAACCCAGAATGAATTTACAAAGAGTTAAATAGTCGTTCATTAAATGATTTGAAATTCACCGGCGATATTCTTCAAAATTTTGAAAAATCTGGCAGAGTTTTATATTACAAAATTACTGACGAAGTAATGCAAAAATATAATTTAGATAATTTAAAAGCGGCTTCATTTGTTAATGAATTAGCAAATATTGAAAATAATTCATGTTGAGCATTCTTTATTAAACTTCCTGATGGCAAAGTTAGAGGCAGATTAAGATCAAATGGCCCAAAAGTTAATTTAGTAGCAAATATGTACGGTGGTGGTGGCCATGATAATGCTGCTGGTATTACAATAGATTCATTTGACCAAATTCCTGAAGTTTTAGAAAAATTAAATCAAGCAATTGAAGAGTGAGAAAAATAA
- the plsX gene encoding phosphate acyltransferase PlsX: MYKIAFDLNGNDNGIKAGLIASKIFIKNNSNFELFLIGNEKEIRTFFKNNIPANIKIIDNDLVASDKKNIRQSLHEKTSMNLAFDLLVEKKVDAILSSGDSGLYLSAATLKLKRLEGVSRAAFMPIMPTIKGEKFLLLDVGANIDTKAQYIYEWSLIAKEFAKYLLKKVNPRISLINIGTESYKGLEIIKEANLLLKENKNINYRGFIETRDILRATTDVALIDGYGGNLVLKSLEGAILSFKDLLKSKIKAKFIRKIGYLLLKGAFKDVAETLDYRNVGAAWVIGVNGVVIKSHGSSDDKAYLGALNQVKIALENDILNKVKKELNINE, translated from the coding sequence ATGTATAAAATAGCTTTTGATTTAAACGGAAATGATAATGGTATAAAAGCAGGATTGATTGCGAGTAAAATTTTTATTAAAAATAATTCCAATTTTGAATTATTTTTAATAGGTAATGAAAAAGAAATTAGAACTTTTTTTAAGAATAACATTCCAGCAAACATAAAAATAATTGACAATGATTTAGTTGCTAGTGATAAAAAAAATATTAGACAATCTTTACATGAAAAAACTTCAATGAATTTAGCTTTTGATTTATTAGTTGAAAAAAAAGTAGATGCTATTTTATCATCAGGGGATTCAGGATTATATCTTTCTGCAGCAACATTAAAACTTAAAAGGTTAGAAGGCGTTTCTAGAGCAGCTTTTATGCCCATTATGCCCACAATTAAAGGAGAAAAATTTCTTTTATTAGATGTAGGAGCAAACATCGATACTAAAGCTCAATATATATATGAATGATCCTTGATTGCAAAAGAATTTGCAAAATACTTATTAAAAAAAGTTAATCCAAGAATTAGTTTAATAAATATTGGTACAGAAAGTTATAAAGGATTAGAAATAATCAAAGAAGCTAATTTGTTATTAAAAGAGAATAAAAATATCAATTATCGTGGCTTTATTGAAACAAGAGATATTTTACGTGCAACAACAGATGTGGCCTTAATTGATGGTTATGGAGGCAATTTAGTTTTAAAGAGTTTAGAAGGAGCAATTCTTTCATTTAAAGACTTACTTAAGAGTAAAATAAAGGCTAAATTTATTCGTAAAATAGGTTATTTACTTTTAAAAGGGGCATTTAAAGATGTGGCTGAAACTTTAGATTATAGAAATGTAGGTGCTGCTTGGGTAATTGGTGTTAATGGCGTTGTTATTAAATCTCATGGTTCTAGCGACGATAAAGCCTATTTAGGAGCTCTTAATCAAGTGAAAATTGCTTTGGAAAATGATATTTTAAATAAAGTTAAAAAGGAATTAAATATAAATGAGTAA
- the rnc gene encoding ribonuclease III — translation MSNSGFDLFMQQFDIKIKSYSLYREALTHPSYTKFSSKKNDEKNYQNLEFLGDSLLQFLVSTFLFEKQLADDQGKLTLLRSKMVNTKNLNEISNRLNLKFFLLTAPEKMGEEVKRSEKVGADIYESFVAAIYLDQGLEIASKFVSKTLFPTVKHFLESDLKDFKTIFQEKIQSYSKNNVIYSTYHNNGIFESKVIHDNQIYGIGQGKNKLEAEENAAKNALEKLKIKIG, via the coding sequence ATGAGTAATTCTGGATTTGACTTATTTATGCAGCAATTTGATATAAAGATTAAATCATATTCTCTATATAGAGAGGCTTTAACTCATCCTTCTTATACTAAATTTTCTAGCAAAAAAAATGATGAGAAAAATTATCAAAATTTAGAATTTTTAGGAGATTCTTTATTACAATTTTTAGTTTCTACTTTTTTATTTGAAAAACAATTAGCTGATGATCAAGGTAAATTAACCTTGTTAAGATCAAAAATGGTTAATACTAAAAACTTAAATGAAATAAGTAATAGATTAAATTTAAAATTCTTTTTATTAACAGCTCCTGAAAAAATGGGAGAAGAAGTAAAAAGAAGCGAAAAAGTAGGGGCAGATATTTATGAATCTTTTGTTGCCGCTATATATTTAGATCAAGGTCTAGAAATTGCTTCTAAATTTGTATCTAAAACTTTATTTCCTACTGTAAAACATTTTTTAGAAAGCGATTTAAAAGATTTTAAAACTATTTTTCAGGAGAAAATACAAAGTTATTCGAAAAATAATGTTATTTATTCAACATATCACAACAATGGAATTTTCGAATCTAAAGTTATTCATGACAATCAAATTTATGGAATAGGGCAAGGAAAAAATAAGTTAGAAGCAGAAGAGAATGCTGCCAAAAACGCTTTAGAAAAATTAAAAATAAAAATAGGGTAA
- a CDS encoding DHH family phosphoesterase, with translation MHIGSFQEITKKIEEYDSIIIFHHIRPDGDCLGSQFGLRELLRINYPNKKIYAVGDSKGAFKNFLNFDFDNVPNEEELKKSLGIIVDANYKERIEKREILDAELFKETLRIDHHPNEDDLSNCTRWIESSRIAAAEMIAELAYQNKWKFNQEAANFVFLGIVTDSGRFSYSDVNERTHELAAFLYKNGLDAEKIFSGLALTSFEDLQLQSILLANLKTSGKVAYTYIDLETSRKLNKKPNEVVRVNLIGNIKDYPLWVQFIEEEDGKIRTEYRSNGPIVRNVAIKWGGGGHERASGSMIDSFSQIDAVIKDCNEEVERYLNEMK, from the coding sequence ATGCATATAGGTTCATTTCAAGAAATTACTAAAAAAATTGAAGAATACGATTCAATAATAATTTTCCATCATATTAGACCTGATGGTGATTGTTTAGGTAGTCAATTTGGTCTTCGTGAATTATTAAGAATTAATTATCCAAACAAAAAAATTTATGCAGTTGGAGATAGTAAAGGAGCTTTTAAAAATTTTTTAAATTTCGACTTTGACAATGTTCCTAATGAAGAAGAATTAAAAAAATCTCTAGGTATTATTGTTGATGCAAATTACAAAGAAAGAATCGAAAAAAGAGAAATTTTAGATGCTGAATTATTTAAAGAAACATTAAGAATCGATCATCATCCTAACGAAGATGATTTAAGTAATTGCACTAGATGAATAGAGTCTTCTAGAATTGCTGCTGCCGAAATGATCGCTGAATTAGCCTATCAAAACAAATGAAAATTTAATCAAGAAGCAGCTAATTTCGTTTTCTTAGGTATAGTAACAGATAGTGGAAGATTTTCATATTCAGACGTAAATGAAAGAACTCATGAATTAGCAGCTTTTCTCTATAAAAATGGTTTAGATGCTGAAAAAATTTTTTCGGGTTTAGCACTAACTTCTTTTGAAGATTTGCAATTGCAATCTATTCTTTTAGCTAACTTAAAAACTTCTGGAAAAGTTGCTTATACTTATATTGATTTAGAAACAAGCAGAAAACTCAATAAAAAACCTAATGAAGTTGTGAGAGTCAATTTGATAGGTAATATCAAAGATTATCCTTTATGAGTACAATTTATCGAAGAAGAAGATGGCAAAATTAGAACAGAATATAGATCAAATGGCCCTATTGTTAGAAATGTAGCGATAAAATGAGGCGGTGGAGGCCATGAAAGAGCATCAGGCTCAATGATTGATTCATTTTCTCAAATTGATGCTGTCATTAAAGATTGTAATGAAGAAGTTGAAAGATACTTAAACGAAATGAAATAA
- a CDS encoding MscL family protein, protein MLKKAGKNAWSVVKRGNMFMLAIGLLLGTTFSAVVSSLANDVIMSAVSSLFNLTSVEQLTAGPVLIGKFLAALISFIIVSIIIFIGLWLTYIILESVKKRKEAKNPPKPVVVEEVKPTNEELILLELKKINELLSKEK, encoded by the coding sequence ATGTTAAAAAAAGCAGGAAAAAATGCATGAAGTGTTGTTAAACGTGGAAACATGTTCATGCTTGCAATTGGTTTACTTTTAGGTACAACTTTTAGTGCAGTAGTTAGTTCGTTAGCAAATGACGTAATTATGTCGGCTGTTAGCTCATTATTTAATTTAACTAGCGTAGAACAACTAACTGCTGGACCTGTATTGATCGGTAAATTTTTAGCTGCATTAATTTCATTCATAATTGTGTCTATAATAATTTTTATAGGTTTATGATTAACTTATATAATCTTGGAATCAGTTAAGAAACGTAAAGAAGCTAAAAATCCACCTAAACCTGTTGTTGTTGAAGAAGTTAAACCTACAAACGAAGAATTAATTCTTCTAGAATTAAAGAAAATTAATGAATTATTATCAAAAGAAAAGTAA
- a CDS encoding tyrosine-type recombinase/integrase — protein sequence MFKNVYLEQFQKEMQKLVSIERLQASTLKDYCGVLRNIDRPFENLNELVTVMKAAFQNLKAQGRKHNTLMYTQTVYKRYFTWFKQNIDNLNKADFENEIGAIKGQIKTRKAYSSEELSQIFKFLDVYKDKFMSFLFKFYLLNGLRRSEWDCINWNELLKETNENKNIVEVRTRKNNNSRLIFLPKTSEYGNLWSEAQQFKELILSTDSYAIYLYFTKFRRWVRKYYPEFKQEINVHVLRHTCATNLVKRGLRAPEIAGWFGHKNLNTTNNTYIDPNSSSNISIIEFLSEENNDISRKIDEVENLKRQIASLTQIVNELKHSIKIN from the coding sequence ATGTTTAAAAACGTTTATCTTGAACAATTCCAAAAAGAAATGCAAAAACTTGTTTCAATCGAAAGATTACAAGCTTCAACTTTAAAAGATTATTGTGGAGTGTTAAGAAACATTGACAGACCTTTTGAAAATCTTAATGAATTGGTGACTGTCATGAAAGCTGCATTTCAAAATCTAAAAGCCCAAGGCAGAAAACATAACACCTTAATGTATACACAAACTGTATATAAAAGATATTTTACATGGTTTAAACAAAATATTGATAATTTAAACAAGGCAGATTTTGAAAATGAAATAGGTGCCATAAAAGGCCAAATCAAAACACGTAAAGCTTATAGTAGTGAAGAATTGAGCCAAATTTTTAAATTTTTGGATGTATACAAAGATAAGTTTATGAGTTTTTTATTCAAGTTTTATTTACTTAACGGATTGCGTCGCAGTGAATGAGATTGTATAAATTGAAATGAGTTGCTTAAAGAAACTAACGAAAACAAAAATATTGTTGAGGTTAGAACACGTAAAAATAATAACTCCCGTTTAATCTTCTTGCCAAAAACTTCCGAATACGGAAATTTGTGAAGCGAAGCCCAACAATTTAAAGAATTAATTCTTTCAACCGATAGCTATGCAATCTATTTATATTTTACAAAATTCCGCAGATGAGTTAGAAAATATTACCCAGAATTTAAACAAGAAATAAATGTGCATGTTTTACGTCATACTTGTGCAACTAATTTAGTTAAAAGGGGCTTAAGAGCTCCTGAAATAGCTGGATGATTTGGACACAAAAATTTAAATACCACAAATAATACTTATATTGATCCTAATAGCTCATCTAACATTTCTATTATTGAATTTTTAAGTGAAGAAAACAATGACATAAGTAGAAAAATTGATGAAGTTGAAAATTTGAAAAGACAAATTGCAAGTTTAACCCAAATAGTTAATGAATTAAAACATAGTATTAAAATAAACTAA
- a CDS encoding MAGa3780 family membrane protein, which translates to MIKKLNNFKQWDIIRKITLFFALTILLIIIVAIIINWIDTSNSIYAALNKIDSNTLNVLINNDVLLPKLLGRFWSETSTFTYLSNTFLGLIFLIFAFYPKKALLQKMAFVASVYITITLMVFWTLIFPSSLKSNGFQGLSFFASALVHLVNPVIGLVLLGLNRKRIEITLNTIWVSFIPLFLFYFYCLIAFFIGTKNQDFIQQTLNTMDKSFYAPLNLEMYKFLNFQEPLFYTGNSVLLKVVINIGIIVLFMGILTGISFFWKWVFRIKINSLKSKNKEKQAQVN; encoded by the coding sequence ATGATTAAAAAACTCAATAATTTTAAGCAATGAGATATTATTCGAAAAATAACCTTATTTTTTGCCTTAACAATATTATTAATTATCATTGTTGCTATTATTATCAATTGGATAGATACATCAAATAGTATTTATGCAGCTTTAAATAAAATAGATAGTAATACATTAAATGTTTTAATTAATAATGATGTTCTATTGCCGAAACTTTTAGGGAGATTTTGATCAGAAACTTCCACTTTTACATATTTATCAAATACTTTTTTAGGACTAATTTTTCTTATTTTTGCTTTTTATCCAAAAAAAGCTTTATTGCAAAAAATGGCCTTTGTTGCCTCAGTTTATATAACTATTACCTTAATGGTTTTTTGAACTTTAATTTTTCCTTCAAGTCTCAAAAGTAATGGTTTTCAAGGCCTATCATTCTTTGCTTCAGCATTAGTTCACTTAGTAAATCCTGTTATTGGTCTTGTTTTATTAGGATTAAATAGAAAAAGAATTGAAATAACTTTAAACACCATTTGAGTTTCTTTTATACCATTATTTCTTTTTTATTTCTATTGTCTTATTGCTTTTTTTATCGGAACAAAAAACCAAGACTTTATACAACAAACATTAAATACTATGGATAAAAGTTTTTATGCTCCATTAAATTTAGAAATGTATAAATTCCTTAATTTCCAAGAACCTCTATTTTATACTGGAAATAGTGTTCTTTTAAAAGTAGTTATTAATATAGGGATTATTGTTTTATTTATGGGAATATTAACTGGAATTTCATTCTTTTGAAAATGAGTATTTAGAATCAAAATAAATAGTTTAAAAAGCAAAAATAAAGAAAAACAAGCACAAGTTAATTAA
- the gap gene encoding type I glyceraldehyde-3-phosphate dehydrogenase: MKKIAINGFGRIGRLFLRQLVQSNIKDVEVVAVNDLTDPSMLAHLLRYDTSFRPFEGKVEVKDNSIVVNGKEIAIYSEKDPELLPWKELGIDLVVECTGFFTKKDLAYKHIKAGAKKVLVSAPAGSDVKTVVYNVNHETINKDDVIVSAASCTTNCLAPVVKVLVDNYGIENGYMTTVHSYTADQMLQDGPHRKGDKRRARAAASNIVPSSTGAAKAIGLVVPEAKGVLDGSALRVPTITGSFVDLTVELKKDPASIEELNETFKKASNESFDYNTDEIVSSDIIGSHYGSIFDATLTKIQEANGKKLYKLFAWYDNESSYVAQLVRTMNYLVHLD; this comes from the coding sequence ATGAAAAAAATTGCTATTAATGGTTTTGGAAGAATTGGACGTTTATTTTTACGCCAATTAGTACAGTCAAATATTAAAGATGTTGAAGTTGTTGCAGTTAATGATCTTACAGATCCAAGTATGCTTGCGCATTTGTTAAGATATGATACATCATTTAGACCTTTCGAAGGAAAAGTTGAAGTTAAGGATAATTCAATCGTAGTAAACGGTAAAGAAATTGCAATTTATAGTGAAAAAGATCCTGAATTATTACCATGAAAAGAATTAGGAATTGACTTAGTTGTTGAATGTACTGGTTTTTTTACTAAAAAAGACTTAGCATACAAACACATTAAGGCAGGTGCTAAAAAAGTTTTAGTTTCTGCTCCAGCAGGTTCAGATGTTAAAACAGTTGTTTACAACGTTAACCATGAAACAATCAATAAAGACGACGTTATTGTTTCTGCTGCTTCATGTACAACTAACTGTTTAGCTCCAGTTGTTAAAGTTTTAGTTGATAACTACGGAATTGAAAATGGTTATATGACAACAGTTCACTCATATACAGCAGATCAAATGCTTCAGGACGGACCTCATAGAAAGGGCGATAAAAGAAGAGCAAGAGCCGCTGCTTCTAACATTGTTCCTTCATCTACTGGTGCTGCAAAAGCTATTGGTTTAGTTGTGCCTGAAGCTAAAGGTGTTTTAGATGGTTCGGCTTTACGTGTTCCTACAATAACTGGTTCATTTGTAGATTTGACAGTTGAACTTAAAAAAGATCCTGCTTCAATTGAAGAATTGAACGAAACATTTAAAAAAGCATCCAATGAATCATTTGATTATAATACAGACGAAATAGTTTCATCAGATATCATTGGTTCACATTATGGTTCAATTTTTGATGCTACATTAACAAAAATTCAAGAAGCTAATGGCAAAAAATTATATAAATTATTTGCATGATATGATAATGAATCTTCTTATGTAGCACAACTAGTAAGAACAATGAACTATCTAGTTCATTTAGACTAA